One window from the genome of Papilio machaon chromosome 6, ilPapMach1.1, whole genome shotgun sequence encodes:
- the LOC106714911 gene encoding endocuticle structural glycoprotein ABD-5, with translation MMKITLFAFAALALVLAQEEPTKAPVEIVKQDSEVDVNGYNFEFETSDGTSRQEQGDYKNDTEQQGLSVKGSYRYIAPDGQHIQVTYVADKNGYQPTEEKTTESSQS, from the exons ATGATGAAAATC ACATTATTCGCTTTTGCTGCTTTGGCGTTAGTATTGGCCCAGGAAGAACCGACTAAAGCCCCGGTCGAAATCGTGAAACAGGACTCGGAAGTTGACGTCAATGGATACAATTTTGA atttgaaACAAGCGACGGTACATCCAGACAAGAGCAGGGTGATTACAAGAACGACACAGAACAACAAGGTCTCTCCGTTAAGGGAAGTTACAGATACATAGCCCCTGACGGCCAGCACATTCAGGTCACCTACGTTGCCGATAAAAACGGTTACCAACCCACCGAGGAGAAGACAACCGAATCCTCCCAATCGtga
- the LOC106714922 gene encoding endocuticle structural glycoprotein ABD-5-like: MLLILTIGISMMLSTSGSPAIENHSTAQVLRYDLETANMPNSYKFSYDSSDGTSRTEEGAILNPGTPDAALNVLGTVRWYDDKGQLYEMSYKGGKRGYQTIIKKIS, from the exons ATGCTGCTCATCCTG acTATCGGCATTTCAATGATGCTTTCCACATCGGGAAGTCCAGCGATCGAAAACCATTCAACGGCTCAAGTTCTACGATACGATTTGGAGACAGCAAATATGCCTAACTCTTATAAATTTTC TTATGACAGTAGTGATGGGACATCGAGGACCGAAGAAGGAGCAATACTGAATCCTGGTACGCCAGATGCCGCTCTCAATGTACTCGGTACCGTCCGCTGGTACGACGATAAAGGACAACTTTATGAAATGAGCTATAAAGGAGGTAAACGGGGATACCaaacaattataaagaaaatttcttAG
- the LOC106714817 gene encoding bromodomain-containing protein DDB_G0280777: protein MIGRRYFILLCVTLYMLQVKCVDKYTDENRPYEFGFTIDGEQHRHEKKDENGIIMGEFGFITADGVYHVTVYATDENGNFKILSMKNIRVKPYPTAKSGSGPERGRSLEYSSSPIVPTKSSTNKNQEQNKKQHKEFPKPGPASPAKSCSHCKLPTTTTTTTEAPYIPSNNIPPVPAISQELEIPPKNNQYKEEYSQKEVRTQEYLQQEEQLRQGQQLQQEQQQERKQQERKQQQLQQGQQHQSLQSQGQQQGQGTQQNEPEQARLQQQGQQQVSLLQQRKQERHQDQLNNAQNYPTHAIGLLQRNSQMNSPNYPQQSYNQEELQSEYQKQQQQQQQDSNQFAGKQSISPFTTSIGSQQNYPEQSQSANDNYPQPSYTQSGLENSPNYETGTSQSQTNVRGKGESNYPGSDILQTQSVASDYQGPMPRMPPETNRNPKSYDDQSNKGINALSSPASAFVPRQNSPPKKPQLISAQIQIVDKNTNIHYKRPGEKEGLPEGLTKDDMSQLLYTFNYTVGFHGHFEEGYKNVAKVGYYYVTGRNGVRTRVDYVADEKGFRPKITQEILDLLSDDVPKPDTEKDSKYGLKGYEFKWLYYPEDTK, encoded by the exons atgATTGGTCGAAGGTACTTCATATTACTATGTGTAACATTATACATGCTTCAAGTGAAATGTGTTGACAAATACACAGATGAAAATAGACCTTATGAATTCGGATTTACCATTGACGGAGAGCAACATCGACACGAAAAGAAAG ATGAAAATGGGATCATCATGGGCGAATTTGGTTTCATCACCGCAGATGGCGTATATCACGTGACAGTCTACGCAACTGACGAAAAcggaaactttaaaattttatcaatgaaaaatattcGTGTAAAGCCat ATCCTACCGCCAAATCTGGTTCCGGTCCAGAAAGAGGGCGATCTCTTGAGTACTCATCATCGCCTATAGTACCTACTAAATcatcaacaaataaaaatcaggaacaaaacaaaaagcaaCACAAAGAATTTCCGAAACCTGGCCCTGCTTCACCTGCTAAATCTTGTTCACATTGCAAACTTCCTACCACTACCACCACTACTACAGAAGCTCCATACATTCCTAGCAACAACATACCGCCGGTACCAGCTATTTCACAAGAACTAGAAATACCACCTAAGAATAACCAATATAAGGAAGAATATTCCCAAAAAGAGGTCAGGACACAAGAATATCTTCAACAAGAAGAACAACTACGACAAGgacaacaactacaacaagAACAACAACaagaaagaaaacaacaagaaagaaaacaacaacaactacaacaagGGCAGCAGCATCAAAGTCTACAATCACAAGGCCAGCAACAAGGTCAAGGAACGCAGCAAAATGAACCAGAACAAGCAAGACTGCAACAGCAAGGACAGCAACAAGTAAGTCTGCTACAACAAAGAAAGCAAGAACGACATCAGGATCAGTTAAATAATGCACAAAATTATCCAACACATGCAATTGGATTACTACAAAGAAATTCGCAAATGAATTCACCGAACTATCCACAACAGAGTTACAATCAAGAAGAATTGCAAAGCGAATATCAAAAAcagcagcaacaacaacaacaggACTCGAATCAATTCGCTGGTAAACAAAGTATTTCTCCATTTACTACGAGTATCGGATCACAACAGAACTACCCCGAACAAAGCCAAAGCGCCAATGATAACTATCCACAACCAAGTTACACTCAAAGTGGTTTAGAAAACAGCCCTAACTATGAAACAGGTACTAGCCAAAGCCAGACAAATGTAAGAGGCAAGGGCGAATCTAACTATCCTGGGAGTGATATTTTACAAACTCAGTCAGTAGCCAGTGATTATCAAGGTCCAATGCCACGGATGCCTCCGGAAACAAATCGTAATCCAAAATCTTACGATGATCAATCAAATAAAGGTATTAATGCGTTAAGCTCGCCTGCCAGCGCATTTGTTCCTCGGCAGAATTCCCCACCTAAAAAGCCGCAACTAATATCAGCTCAAATACAAATAGTTGACAAAAATACTAACATTCATTACAAGCGTCCCGGAGAAAAAGAAGGCCTTCCTGAAGGGCTAACTAAAGATGATATGTCTCAACTTTTGTACACGTTCAATTACACTGTAGGCTTCCACGGCCACTTTGAAGaaggttataaaaatgttgccaAAGTTGGCTACTATTATGTGACAGGAAGGAATGGCGTTCGCACAAGAGTTGATTATGTTGCCGATGAAAAGGGATTCCGACCTAAAATTACGCAAGAAATTCTTGATTTACTATCAGACGATGTACCTAAACCAGATACGGAAAAAGATTCAAAATACGGACTTAAAGGCTATGAATTTAAATGGCTTTATTATCCAGAagatacaaaataa
- the LOC106714895 gene encoding endocuticle structural glycoprotein ABD-5 translates to MLKYVTIACVLAALCSAAPQQDVQILRFDNDVNVDGYSFAYETSDGTSRQEEGKLDNPQSENAALTVTGQYAFVAPDGKHYTVTFTAGPNGYQPKTSLGQKK, encoded by the exons ATGCTTAAATAC GTGACAATTGCGTGTGTGTTGGCCGCGCTGTGCTCGGCGGCGCCGCAGCAGGACGTGCAAATCCTACGGTTTGACAACGACGTCAACGTGGACGGATACAGTTTTGC ataCGAAACCAGCGATGGTACATCAAGACAGGAAGAAGGTAAACTTGACAATCCGCAATCAGAAAACGCCGCCCTAACCGTCACCGGTCAATATGCTTTCGTTGCTCCCGACGGCAAGCACTACACGGTCACCTTCACCGCAGGTCCCAACGGCTACCAACCCAAGACATCACTCggacaaaagaaataa
- the LOC106714940 gene encoding endocuticle structural glycoprotein SgAbd-5-like encodes MFTLRHIFLCLVIAAAAADSTNKPEVEILTEKSNISETGYDFEFKTSDGVSRKEEGQLITVGEHQGIGVRGSYSYNAPDGQQYIVTFVADDKGFKPTIRVADPQ; translated from the exons atgttcACTTTg agGCACATATTCCTTTGCCTGGTCATAGCAGCCGCGGCTGCCGACTCAACTAATAAACCTGAAGTTGAAATTCTTACCGAAAAAAGCAACATTAGTGAAACTGGATACGATTTCGA ATTTAAGACAAGTGATGGCGTGTCCCGTAAAGAAGAAGGTCAGCTCATAACTGTCGGGGAGCACCAGGGCATTGGAGTGAGAGGATCCTACTCTTACAACGCGCCTGACGGTCAACAGTACATAGTCACATTCGTCGCCGATGACAAAGGTTTCAAGCCCACTATCCGAGTTGCTGATCCTCAATAA